In Sulfurisphaera javensis, a single genomic region encodes these proteins:
- a CDS encoding serine/threonine-protein kinase, whose protein sequence is MNRELLATSIIASGGVVLVFIFNQSFLISNFLLILGLVFSYFASINRYITPVGFILSLVPLVFTKISLIYLISGLSLGLISLVIPWIWELIIIIIYGVSLLFPSVIFISSQVFQIAIFSSLGFANIRASTGKGYPAIVKVIGLPNMPWYTEVNGVLRQINSNILRDKSKIELRLCPQFLSGYYYIPESVTVTAKQGEKKIVKFSQSNTVSPDKFPHCFGYFYAKGLPSNISWSVIVNNVEYSSQTNSVIIVPMFNILEAIWNVKDIVVGNVIFKPITYTGIIKRGNSVTIEYTSYVTQVVQQTKPILPPLNKWDPNLWVGKDLYGYKIVSVIGIGGNGYVLKAEKDNVYYAIKVFSLFSSNNAQITLSTVTNFDQMFKESETLKSLSQNPKFVRIYGFYIDSNNIKSILKGNVEAYYNYPPTIVMEYMEGGTADQLMTNQNVIYSNYWPLIVKEIVKEIAYALESLHSNGFVHLDVKPENIFFSRNLGKYPEEVYRNIMGSVKLGDLGSSVRKGERFSQATPSYCPPEQIEAVIVGKGADPKMDIFALGMTAYTLLSLRKNNPIADHLNKAIDFYLSGNVGEAYKLIQTSKQILASWRPTLPPNTPNELANVVFRSLSVNPDNRPSASEIANMLK, encoded by the coding sequence ATGAATAGGGAACTTCTCGCAACCTCAATAATTGCATCTGGTGGAGTAGTTTTAGTATTTATATTTAATCAATCATTCTTAATTTCCAATTTCTTACTAATACTTGGTTTGGTTTTCTCTTATTTTGCTTCTATAAACAGATATATTACACCAGTAGGGTTTATCCTTTCTTTGGTCCCTTTGGTGTTCACAAAAATTAGCTTAATTTATTTAATTTCCGGTCTTTCTTTAGGGCTTATCTCTCTTGTCATCCCTTGGATATGGGAACTCATAATTATAATAATTTATGGAGTCTCGTTACTTTTTCCTTCCGTAATTTTTATTTCATCTCAAGTGTTTCAAATTGCTATTTTCTCCTCATTAGGATTTGCTAACATAAGGGCATCCACTGGTAAAGGATACCCAGCAATTGTCAAGGTTATAGGACTGCCAAACATGCCTTGGTACACTGAAGTAAATGGTGTACTTAGACAAATAAACTCTAACATACTAAGGGACAAAAGCAAAATAGAATTAAGATTATGCCCTCAATTTCTTTCTGGTTATTATTATATCCCAGAAAGTGTTACAGTAACAGCTAAGCAAGGAGAGAAGAAAATTGTCAAGTTTTCACAGTCAAACACAGTTTCTCCAGATAAATTTCCTCATTGTTTTGGCTACTTTTACGCTAAAGGATTACCATCAAATATCTCATGGTCAGTTATTGTAAATAATGTTGAATATTCCTCACAAACTAACTCAGTTATAATTGTACCTATGTTTAACATATTAGAAGCCATTTGGAATGTAAAAGATATAGTTGTTGGTAATGTTATATTTAAGCCAATAACTTATACTGGAATAATAAAAAGAGGTAATAGTGTAACGATCGAATATACAAGTTATGTCACTCAAGTTGTTCAACAGACGAAGCCTATACTTCCACCATTAAACAAATGGGATCCTAATTTGTGGGTAGGAAAAGATCTTTATGGTTATAAAATAGTCTCAGTTATTGGAATTGGAGGAAATGGTTATGTACTTAAGGCTGAGAAAGATAACGTTTATTATGCAATAAAGGTCTTCTCTCTATTTTCTAGTAATAATGCCCAAATAACATTATCTACTGTGACAAATTTTGATCAGATGTTTAAGGAGTCTGAAACATTAAAGAGCTTATCCCAGAATCCTAAGTTTGTAAGAATTTACGGATTTTATATAGATTCAAATAACATTAAGTCAATACTAAAGGGAAACGTAGAGGCGTATTATAATTATCCACCAACGATAGTTATGGAATACATGGAGGGTGGAACTGCTGACCAGTTAATGACAAACCAAAATGTGATTTATTCTAATTATTGGCCCTTAATAGTTAAAGAGATAGTTAAAGAAATTGCTTATGCGTTGGAATCCCTTCACTCTAATGGTTTCGTTCACCTAGATGTAAAACCAGAGAATATTTTCTTTTCAAGAAACTTAGGTAAATATCCAGAAGAGGTATATAGGAATATTATGGGATCTGTAAAACTTGGAGACTTAGGTTCCTCAGTGAGAAAAGGAGAAAGATTCTCCCAAGCTACTCCATCTTACTGCCCACCAGAACAAATAGAAGCAGTAATTGTAGGTAAAGGAGCTGATCCAAAAATGGATATATTTGCTCTAGGGATGACAGCCTACACTTTACTTTCGTTAAGGAAAAATAATCCAATTGCTGACCATTTAAATAAGGCTATAGACTTTTATCTATCTGGAAATGTTGGAGAAGCGTATAAATTAATTCAAACATCAAAACAAATTCTAGCTTCTTGGAGACCTACTTTACCTCCTAATACGCCTAATGAGTTAGCTAACGTAGTTTTTAGAAGTCTTAGTGTTAATCCAGATAATAGACCATCTGCATCAGAAATAGCTAATATGTTAAAGTAA
- a CDS encoding dihydrolipoyl dehydrogenase gives MKFDVVVIGAGGGGYPGAFRLAKSGFNVLMADPKGELGGNCLYNGCVPSKTIREEAQLILRTKNILKREIPVDFQRLQDHKDYVQETRFKQHKRELSEYKTITFYKGIIKIKDPTHVIVKTEDKEFEAETKYMIIATGSEPFKPSFPGSEYCITSDDLYNYKTPLRKLPQDMVIIGGGYIAIEVASVFNILGVKTHLLVRGDRVLRGFEDEIVNILLPILKLDITYNAPVLEVKKIKEDEFEVIYSGKDGAKKSMRTNLVLLATGRKPVLPEGVYNIGLAIDKKGYIVVDEAMRTNLPNVFATGDVNGKAPYFHAAVRMSMAAAYNIMANGVPVDYVDYKSIPVTIYSIPSASYVGIMSSQAKKMGIDVIEATYNMEDEVMAQIYDEKEGMLKLIFERGSLRLIGAWMVGVHSQYLINELGQAVLHGLTAKQLASFADQHPSSNEIIAYAARKVL, from the coding sequence ATGAAATTTGATGTTGTAGTTATAGGTGCTGGTGGAGGAGGATATCCAGGAGCATTTAGGTTGGCAAAGTCTGGCTTTAATGTTTTAATGGCAGATCCAAAAGGAGAATTAGGAGGAAATTGTCTTTATAATGGTTGTGTTCCTTCCAAGACAATAAGAGAAGAAGCTCAATTAATTCTAAGAACTAAAAACATCTTAAAAAGGGAAATTCCAGTAGATTTTCAAAGATTACAAGATCATAAGGACTATGTTCAAGAAACAAGATTTAAGCAACATAAAAGAGAATTATCTGAATATAAGACGATAACATTTTATAAAGGAATTATAAAAATAAAAGATCCAACACACGTTATAGTAAAAACTGAAGATAAAGAGTTTGAGGCAGAAACAAAATACATGATAATCGCAACTGGTAGTGAACCTTTTAAACCATCTTTCCCTGGAAGCGAGTATTGTATAACTAGTGACGATTTATATAATTATAAAACTCCACTAAGAAAACTTCCTCAAGATATGGTTATAATTGGTGGTGGCTATATTGCAATTGAAGTAGCTTCAGTATTTAACATTTTAGGCGTAAAAACTCATCTTTTAGTTAGAGGAGATAGAGTATTAAGGGGATTTGAAGATGAAATAGTAAATATACTCTTACCCATTTTAAAGTTAGACATTACTTACAATGCACCAGTTTTAGAAGTTAAGAAAATAAAGGAAGATGAATTTGAGGTAATCTACAGTGGAAAGGATGGTGCAAAGAAGAGCATGAGAACAAATTTAGTTTTATTAGCTACTGGTAGAAAGCCAGTTTTGCCAGAAGGAGTATACAATATAGGTTTAGCAATTGATAAGAAGGGTTATATAGTAGTTGATGAAGCAATGAGAACGAATTTACCTAATGTCTTTGCAACTGGTGATGTTAATGGTAAGGCACCATATTTCCATGCAGCTGTAAGAATGAGTATGGCAGCAGCTTATAATATTATGGCTAATGGTGTACCAGTAGATTACGTTGATTACAAAAGTATTCCAGTAACAATATATTCAATTCCTTCAGCATCTTATGTTGGAATAATGTCTTCACAAGCTAAAAAAATGGGAATAGATGTGATTGAGGCAACTTATAATATGGAGGATGAGGTTATGGCTCAAATTTATGATGAAAAAGAAGGTATGCTTAAACTGATTTTCGAAAGAGGTTCTTTAAGGCTAATTGGTGCTTGGATGGTGGGTGTACATTCACAATATTTAATAAACGAATTAGGACAAGCAGTACTTCATGGCTTAACAGCAAAACAACTAGCTAGCTTTGCAGATCAACACCCATCTAGTAATGAGATTATTGCTTATGCTGCAAGGAAGGTGTTATGA
- a CDS encoding MFS transporter: MKLSWNSVLVSGMGVFTDGYNLYSLSLTIYIIQHYISLTRVTEGLLVAGSYFGAAISALIFGILSDFKGRKRMYGIDVTLMSIGAIAQAFSQNYAELFASRFLLGMGIGADYVLSPIIVAENAEAKNRGKMMVITFAVLWGLGAVFAAFVDQISSMFLPLNVVWRVVLGIGAIPALSVIIARRRLTETLIYLSKIKPNEEELQKIKTNFGVLIGVNVDKEKFINRLKASLPFIIIASILWLLYDIYSSTFAIYGPITIAENLGLTPIMFTYVAQFLAGIPGQLICIFLIDKVGRKILITIGYAGVAVWLIMYSLLLIDPYLFGFKPMKVLTGEAALLGFSFYMLNYFFSAIGPASIIGSAMVTPELAFTKVRGTGQAVSVAVDRFASATVISLFPSLVNVIGLGGMVGVYALIALVSALITLFLVPETKGKELDNVITPSLQHKQ; the protein is encoded by the coding sequence ATGAAATTAAGCTGGAACTCAGTCTTAGTTTCTGGAATGGGAGTATTTACTGATGGTTATAATCTTTATTCCCTTTCCCTCACAATTTACATAATTCAACATTACATATCACTTACCAGAGTTACTGAAGGGTTATTAGTTGCCGGCTCATATTTTGGTGCTGCAATTTCGGCATTAATCTTCGGAATTCTTTCTGATTTTAAAGGAAGAAAAAGAATGTACGGAATTGATGTTACACTGATGAGTATTGGAGCCATAGCTCAAGCTTTTTCACAAAATTATGCAGAATTATTCGCTTCGAGATTTTTATTGGGAATGGGTATAGGAGCTGATTATGTTCTTTCACCAATAATAGTTGCTGAGAACGCTGAAGCAAAAAACAGAGGAAAAATGATGGTTATAACTTTTGCTGTATTATGGGGATTAGGTGCTGTATTTGCAGCTTTTGTTGATCAGATTTCTTCAATGTTCCTTCCTTTAAACGTTGTCTGGAGAGTTGTGCTGGGAATAGGAGCAATACCAGCATTATCGGTAATAATAGCACGAAGAAGACTAACAGAGACTTTAATTTACTTATCAAAAATCAAACCTAATGAAGAAGAATTGCAGAAAATCAAAACAAATTTTGGAGTTTTGATTGGAGTAAATGTTGATAAAGAGAAGTTTATAAATAGATTAAAGGCCTCTTTACCTTTCATAATAATTGCTTCAATATTGTGGTTACTTTATGACATTTACTCTTCAACTTTCGCAATTTATGGACCAATAACTATTGCCGAGAACTTAGGTTTAACGCCGATAATGTTCACTTATGTTGCACAGTTCCTTGCTGGTATACCTGGTCAATTAATTTGCATTTTCCTCATAGATAAGGTGGGAAGAAAGATTCTAATAACAATAGGTTACGCTGGAGTTGCTGTTTGGCTAATTATGTATTCCCTTCTTTTAATAGATCCTTACTTATTTGGATTTAAACCAATGAAAGTGTTAACTGGCGAAGCTGCCCTTTTAGGTTTCTCATTTTACATGTTAAACTATTTCTTTTCAGCAATTGGACCAGCATCAATTATTGGTTCTGCAATGGTTACTCCAGAGTTAGCATTTACTAAAGTGAGAGGAACTGGACAAGCTGTAAGCGTTGCAGTTGATAGATTCGCTTCGGCAACAGTTATTTCTCTATTCCCTTCATTAGTAAATGTAATAGGTTTAGGCGGAATGGTAGGGGTTTACGCTTTAATAGCTTTAGTATCAGCTTTAATTACACTATTCTTAGTACCAGAAACTAAAGGAAAAGAATTAGATAATGTCATAACACCTTCCTTGCAGCATAAGCAATAA
- a CDS encoding tRNA uridine(34) 5-carboxymethylaminomethyl modification radical SAM/GNAT enzyme Elp3 has protein sequence MLSGVTIVSVMTHPHRCPHGKCIFCPGGIEYNTPQSYYGNEPTLMRAIENNYDPFFQVQSRLKQYEANGHIPNKVELIIMGGTFLSTPIDYQEWFVTQALEGMNRYPSSEKPKFVYLEEAQLRNETANVRCVGMTVETKPDWGKEWHADQMLRLGVTKVELGVQTVYDEILIKTNRGHTVKDSIESTRILKDSGFKIVYHFMLGLPGSDPDKDLEAFKTIFEDPNFRPDMLKIYPTLVVETAPLAELWKRGLYKPYDTETLVELISEMYRYIPPWVRVMRIQRDIPANIILAGNKKGNLRELVEKRVKEKGIKNNEIRYREVGIRWLHDGILPKEPKLKKIEYEASEGTEVFLSFEDDDGILIGYLRLRYPSSKAHRKEIDSKTTIVRELHVYGPEVPIDMLDDFSFQHKGFGGKLLAEAERISVEEFDAKRILVLSGIGAREYYRKKGYYKLGPYMAKDLMS, from the coding sequence ATGTTATCTGGAGTTACAATTGTCTCTGTTATGACTCATCCTCATAGATGTCCTCATGGAAAATGTATCTTTTGTCCCGGTGGAATAGAATATAATACTCCTCAAAGTTATTATGGTAATGAACCAACTCTAATGAGAGCTATAGAGAACAATTATGATCCTTTTTTTCAAGTACAATCTAGGTTAAAGCAGTATGAGGCTAATGGTCACATTCCTAATAAGGTTGAATTAATTATTATGGGCGGTACATTTTTATCTACACCCATTGACTATCAAGAATGGTTTGTTACTCAAGCATTAGAAGGAATGAATAGATATCCTTCTTCAGAAAAGCCTAAATTTGTTTACCTTGAAGAAGCTCAGTTAAGGAACGAAACAGCTAATGTAAGATGTGTTGGAATGACTGTAGAAACTAAACCAGATTGGGGTAAAGAATGGCATGCCGATCAAATGCTTAGGTTAGGAGTAACAAAAGTAGAGCTAGGAGTTCAAACAGTTTATGATGAAATTTTAATAAAAACAAATAGAGGTCATACTGTTAAAGATTCTATTGAATCAACCAGAATACTTAAAGATTCTGGCTTTAAAATAGTTTATCATTTTATGCTTGGCCTTCCTGGATCAGATCCAGATAAGGATTTAGAGGCATTTAAGACTATTTTTGAAGACCCAAACTTTAGACCAGATATGTTGAAGATTTATCCTACTCTAGTAGTTGAAACAGCACCTTTGGCTGAGTTGTGGAAAAGAGGACTTTATAAACCTTACGATACTGAAACTTTAGTTGAATTAATTTCAGAAATGTATAGATATATTCCTCCATGGGTTAGAGTAATGAGAATTCAAAGAGACATTCCAGCTAATATTATTCTTGCTGGTAACAAGAAAGGGAATTTAAGAGAATTAGTTGAGAAAAGAGTGAAAGAGAAAGGGATAAAGAATAACGAAATTAGATATAGGGAAGTAGGGATAAGATGGTTACACGATGGTATTTTACCCAAAGAGCCTAAGTTAAAGAAAATTGAATACGAGGCAAGTGAAGGAACAGAAGTGTTCTTATCATTTGAAGATGATGATGGAATATTAATTGGATATTTAAGATTAAGATACCCTTCAAGTAAGGCCCATAGAAAAGAAATTGATAGTAAAACAACAATTGTAAGAGAATTGCATGTTTATGGCCCAGAAGTTCCAATAGATATGTTAGATGATTTCTCATTTCAACATAAAGGTTTCGGTGGAAAATTATTAGCTGAGGCTGAAAGGATTTCAGTGGAAGAATTTGATGCAAAAAGAATACTAGTCTTGTCTGGCATTGGTGCTAGGGAATACTATAGGAAAAAGGGATATTACAAACTAGGTCCTTACATGGCTAAGGATTTAATGAGTTAA
- a CDS encoding HEPN domain-containing protein, with amino-acid sequence MEEHKRKAIEYLKASKLNYENGFYDISVILAEEALYIFLVSNLLSYDVKIPWYLDFDGLFRILEKYNKNISKFRENKVMIRALDQIRIMFRYSVPHEIKKEEAEKILSFVEEVINSLNP; translated from the coding sequence ATGGAAGAGCATAAAAGAAAAGCTATTGAATATTTAAAAGCTTCAAAGTTAAATTATGAAAACGGTTTTTACGATATATCTGTAATTTTGGCAGAAGAAGCTCTCTATATTTTTCTTGTTAGTAATCTTTTAAGCTATGATGTAAAAATACCATGGTATTTGGATTTTGATGGTTTATTTAGAATTTTAGAAAAATACAACAAAAACATAAGTAAGTTTAGAGAAAATAAAGTAATGATCAGAGCATTAGACCAAATAAGGATAATGTTTAGGTATTCTGTTCCACATGAAATTAAAAAGGAAGAGGCTGAAAAGATTCTGTCCTTTGTTGAAGAAGTCATTAACTCATTAAATCCTTAG
- a CDS encoding 2-hydroxyacid dehydrogenase — MMIISTVKLPEECKRLIPVKDEGVTEEDIKNAEILMLWPSQAKDLLPRAEKAKIIQTFSAGVDDFPFNLLKKDQVVYSNAGAYSVSVAEHAFGLILSLAKGVGLKRKVETYMLSNSTILILGAGGIGSEVAKIAKLGFNMYVIGVSRSFKGTYFDEKHSLQELSNVIGKADVIVDTLPLNKETRGILNYSVLSKVKDKCIIVNVGRAETIVEDDMYRVLKEKPGVRFGTDVFWRVNGKENFATTKLWELENFTGTPHIAGATANERVLTNALIQACKNVYKIINEGEGENKVKIEDYM, encoded by the coding sequence ATGATGATAATTTCAACAGTTAAGCTTCCGGAGGAATGTAAAAGATTAATTCCAGTAAAAGACGAAGGGGTAACTGAAGAGGATATAAAAAATGCTGAAATATTAATGTTATGGCCATCCCAAGCTAAAGACCTTTTGCCTAGGGCAGAAAAGGCTAAAATAATTCAGACTTTTTCAGCTGGGGTAGATGATTTTCCCTTTAATTTACTTAAAAAAGATCAAGTTGTATATTCTAATGCTGGTGCTTATTCAGTTTCTGTTGCTGAACATGCTTTCGGTCTAATTTTAAGTTTAGCTAAAGGGGTCGGACTTAAGAGGAAAGTAGAAACTTACATGCTTTCTAACTCAACGATCTTAATATTAGGTGCTGGTGGAATAGGATCTGAAGTAGCAAAGATTGCAAAGTTAGGATTTAATATGTATGTTATTGGTGTTTCAAGATCATTTAAGGGAACATATTTTGACGAAAAACACTCCTTACAAGAGTTAAGCAATGTTATTGGAAAAGCTGATGTGATTGTTGACACTTTACCATTAAACAAAGAAACTAGAGGAATTCTAAATTATTCAGTTTTATCGAAAGTTAAAGACAAGTGTATTATTGTTAACGTTGGAAGGGCTGAAACAATAGTTGAGGACGATATGTATAGAGTTTTAAAAGAGAAGCCTGGAGTTAGGTTTGGCACGGACGTATTTTGGAGGGTAAATGGTAAAGAAAATTTTGCAACGACTAAACTATGGGAATTAGAAAACTTTACTGGAACACCTCATATTGCTGGAGCTACAGCTAATGAGAGAGTTCTTACTAATGCTTTAATTCAAGCGTGTAAGAACGTTTATAAAATTATAAATGAAGGAGAAGGAGAAAATAAAGTAAAAATTGAGGATTATATGTGA
- a CDS encoding hemerythrin domain-containing protein, which produces MDVITLLKIEHGILRVRFQIIKELLDQCESKAFLLLEETHNFVVKWHAMIEDKYVFPLYGEKAKPFSHDHLLIEKYGNSVLKERRKDWVERYIKIVLDHNLNEENQLFDHNVNIPLSKILGELENFKDYNKITGLDLTKL; this is translated from the coding sequence ATGGACGTTATAACTCTCCTAAAAATCGAGCACGGAATTTTAAGGGTAAGATTTCAAATAATAAAAGAACTCTTAGATCAATGCGAATCTAAAGCTTTTTTATTACTTGAGGAAACTCACAATTTTGTTGTAAAATGGCATGCCATGATTGAGGACAAATATGTTTTTCCTCTTTATGGAGAAAAAGCTAAACCTTTTTCACATGATCATTTACTAATTGAAAAATATGGTAATTCTGTACTAAAGGAGAGAAGAAAAGATTGGGTAGAGAGATACATAAAGATAGTTTTAGATCATAATCTTAATGAAGAGAATCAATTATTTGACCATAACGTTAATATACCGTTAAGTAAAATTCTTGGGGAACTTGAAAATTTCAAGGATTATAATAAAATAACGGGTTTGGATTTAACTAAATTATAG
- a CDS encoding APC family permease: protein MAQRKLFLRESSGLVKNATLKDLVMLNVANMGAGLAVFEGISPYVVPGALLWLASLITFVITLPLVFTYTYLLLKMPRTGGDYVWISRKLNGTLGAIMGVAFAFNMPPYFALSAFFSVAAINLVFLEIGTLQHIPSLVYLANNVFVNPYGTLTLFQELLFYFLAAISFVIIILINIFRPKWGFTLTTVLGIISSLTLVLAMIIVALNIPDFHTKIQPFLTDFNITGTISPFKFSLSSTLYMVPFFMSYAYIWLYAGPAVASEAKEGSLKLNLILGSIMTFVMITFPFLVMDLAAGPAFNLAYYPSFTYNFWSVAIYLSNPILQWILGIGLIAWNYFIMAFGVVVFARYIFAFSFDRLFPSIFAKLNKYSSPVYAHILDLITTLVFLTIPLISISGATALYSYTPLAVAYLFIVSLAGIRVGYKENQKPLLISSILSAILMLATEVEILIPSNNYAFSVIGTSGVNWIATVYIISLIGVGVISYVLAKYYRLKKEGIDISLVYKEIPPE from the coding sequence ATGGCACAAAGGAAACTTTTCTTAAGGGAAAGTTCTGGTTTAGTAAAAAATGCAACTTTGAAAGACTTAGTAATGTTAAATGTAGCAAATATGGGTGCTGGATTGGCTGTATTTGAAGGAATTTCTCCTTATGTAGTGCCCGGAGCACTTCTGTGGTTGGCATCACTTATAACGTTTGTCATTACTTTACCATTAGTATTCACTTACACTTATCTACTATTAAAAATGCCAAGAACTGGCGGAGATTATGTCTGGATATCAAGGAAATTAAACGGTACGTTAGGTGCAATAATGGGTGTGGCTTTTGCTTTCAATATGCCTCCTTATTTTGCATTATCAGCATTCTTCTCTGTAGCAGCAATTAATCTAGTGTTTCTTGAGATCGGAACACTTCAACATATTCCAAGTTTAGTTTATTTGGCTAACAACGTATTTGTTAATCCTTACGGAACTTTAACGCTATTTCAAGAATTACTATTTTACTTCTTAGCTGCAATCTCTTTCGTTATAATCATACTAATTAACATATTTAGGCCAAAATGGGGTTTCACGTTAACCACAGTCTTAGGAATAATCTCTTCATTAACTCTAGTTTTAGCAATGATTATCGTGGCCTTAAACATTCCAGATTTTCACACCAAAATACAGCCATTCCTTACAGACTTTAATATTACCGGAACAATATCTCCTTTCAAATTCAGTCTCTCCTCAACACTTTACATGGTACCATTTTTTATGTCTTATGCATACATTTGGCTTTATGCAGGTCCAGCAGTTGCTTCTGAAGCTAAAGAAGGATCTTTAAAGTTAAATTTGATCTTAGGGAGCATTATGACATTTGTGATGATCACATTTCCATTTCTAGTAATGGACTTAGCTGCAGGCCCTGCATTTAACTTAGCATATTATCCTTCATTTACCTATAACTTTTGGAGCGTTGCAATATACTTGTCTAATCCAATACTCCAATGGATTTTAGGAATTGGGTTAATTGCATGGAACTACTTTATAATGGCTTTCGGAGTAGTTGTTTTTGCTAGGTACATTTTTGCTTTCTCTTTCGATAGATTGTTTCCATCAATTTTTGCCAAATTAAATAAGTACTCTTCACCAGTTTATGCGCACATACTTGATCTAATAACAACTTTAGTGTTCTTAACAATACCATTAATTTCAATCTCCGGAGCTACAGCACTTTACTCTTACACTCCTTTAGCTGTTGCTTACCTATTTATTGTATCCTTGGCTGGTATAAGAGTAGGTTATAAGGAAAATCAAAAACCTTTGTTAATATCAAGTATCCTTTCTGCAATACTTATGTTAGCTACTGAGGTAGAAATCCTAATACCCTCAAATAATTACGCCTTTAGCGTTATAGGGACTTCTGGAGTTAATTGGATAGCAACAGTTTACATAATTTCCTTAATCGGTGTTGGAGTAATATCATATGTATTAGCAAAGTATTATAGACTTAAAAAAGAAGGGATTGACATATCCCTCGTTTATAAGGAGATCCCTCCAGAGTAA
- a CDS encoding DUF504 domain-containing protein: MRIKEAIIKIIYTQTDKSRFSLVIRDRIKGTDEIPFSSIERVDNYYLYLNDGETVIPLHRVIEIKEDGKIIWKR, translated from the coding sequence ATGAGGATAAAAGAAGCAATAATTAAGATTATTTACACTCAAACAGATAAAAGTAGATTCTCTCTTGTCATTAGGGATAGGATTAAAGGAACTGATGAAATACCTTTTTCTTCAATAGAAAGAGTTGATAATTATTACTTGTATTTAAACGATGGAGAGACAGTAATTCCTTTGCATAGGGTTATTGAGATTAAAGAAGATGGAAAGATAATATGGAAGAGATGA